One Nitrospinaceae bacterium DNA window includes the following coding sequences:
- the lepA gene encoding elongation factor 4 — protein MNSENIRNFSIIAHIDHGKSTLADRILEITGALSDREMSAQVLDSMDLEQERGITIKAASVRLNYRAASGDDFVFNLIDTPGHVDFHYEVSRSLKACEGALLVVDATQGIQAQTLANAYLALEQDLAIIPVINKIDLPSADADRVISQIEEVLGIDGSECLAVSAKEGVGVPELLEAIVERIPPPTGDPAAPPRALIIDSWFDSFQGAVPLVRVFEGTINKGDRIRFMSSGAECPVLSIGVFLPHSAEVKTLGPGEVGILTGAIREVTDTKVGDTVTSLTQPALEPIPGFKEPQAMVYSGLYASDSGDFENLRAALDKLQMNDSAFTFEPETSGALGFGFRCGFLGLLHMDIIRERLEREYGLTLIFTAPTVVYRVILSDGNTLDIESPAKLPDLSRVDHIEEPYILGTVLVPSEYIGAVMKLCQEKRGTQRTMKYLDTQTAEFIYELPFSEILFDFYDKLKSITRGYASFDYEHLEFRPSDVVKLDILLNEQPVDAFSSIIHKDKAYYQGRALTDRMRRLIPRQMFEVIIQAAIGNRVIARETIKALRKDVTAKCYGGDITRKRKLLEKQKEGKKRMKNIGTVEVPQEAFMAVLEVSKEGS, from the coding sequence GTGAATTCTGAGAATATCCGTAATTTTTCTATCATCGCGCATATCGATCACGGCAAATCCACGCTTGCCGACCGGATTTTAGAGATCACCGGTGCACTTTCAGATCGAGAGATGTCCGCCCAGGTGCTCGATTCGATGGATCTTGAACAAGAGCGCGGGATCACCATTAAGGCGGCAAGTGTGCGCCTCAACTACCGCGCAGCCTCGGGCGATGACTTCGTCTTCAACCTTATCGATACACCGGGACACGTCGATTTTCACTATGAAGTGTCCCGGAGCCTCAAGGCCTGCGAGGGCGCCCTTTTGGTGGTGGACGCCACCCAGGGCATCCAGGCCCAGACGCTGGCGAACGCCTATCTGGCGCTTGAGCAGGATCTGGCCATCATTCCCGTCATCAACAAGATCGATCTACCCTCGGCCGATGCCGACCGCGTAATTTCCCAGATTGAAGAAGTGCTTGGCATTGACGGCTCAGAATGCTTGGCCGTGAGCGCCAAAGAGGGAGTAGGTGTGCCGGAGCTCCTTGAGGCTATCGTCGAGCGAATTCCGCCTCCGACTGGCGACCCGGCGGCCCCGCCAAGGGCGCTCATTATCGATTCGTGGTTCGACTCGTTTCAAGGGGCGGTTCCCTTGGTGCGCGTGTTCGAGGGGACCATCAACAAGGGGGATCGCATCCGGTTCATGTCCTCAGGCGCGGAATGCCCGGTACTCAGTATTGGTGTGTTCTTGCCCCATTCCGCAGAGGTAAAAACTCTGGGGCCGGGCGAGGTGGGGATTTTGACGGGTGCCATCCGCGAGGTGACGGATACGAAAGTGGGCGATACGGTGACTTCCCTCACCCAGCCAGCTCTTGAGCCGATACCGGGCTTCAAGGAGCCCCAGGCGATGGTCTACAGCGGTCTCTATGCTTCGGACAGCGGGGATTTTGAGAATCTGCGCGCCGCGCTCGACAAGCTCCAGATGAACGATTCGGCTTTCACCTTCGAGCCCGAGACCTCAGGTGCGTTGGGCTTCGGGTTCCGTTGCGGTTTTCTCGGACTACTCCACATGGACATCATTCGGGAGCGGCTTGAGCGCGAGTATGGCCTAACGCTGATCTTCACCGCGCCCACGGTTGTCTATCGCGTAATTTTGAGCGACGGGAACACGCTCGATATCGAAAGCCCGGCCAAGCTGCCGGATCTTTCCCGTGTTGATCATATCGAGGAGCCTTATATCCTGGGCACGGTGCTCGTCCCCTCTGAGTACATCGGTGCGGTGATGAAGCTTTGCCAGGAGAAGCGGGGCACCCAGCGGACGATGAAGTATCTCGATACCCAGACGGCTGAGTTCATCTACGAGTTGCCGTTTAGCGAAATTCTCTTTGACTTCTATGACAAGCTTAAATCTATTACCCGGGGCTATGCGAGTTTCGACTATGAGCATCTCGAATTTAGGCCCTCGGATGTGGTGAAACTCGACATTTTATTAAACGAGCAGCCCGTGGACGCCTTCTCCTCGATTATTCACAAAGATAAAGCCTACTATCAGGGGCGAGCCCTCACCGACCGGATGAGGCGCCTGATACCTCGCCAAATGTTTGAGGTCATTATACAGGCGGCGATCGGCAACCGGGTCATTGCCCGCGAAACGATCAAGGCATTGCGCAAGGACGTGACGGCCAAGTGCTACGGCGGCGACATTACTCGAAAAAGAAAATTGTTAGAAAAGCAAAAAGAGGGTAAGAAGAGAATGAAAAATATTGGCACCGTCGAGGTACCACAGGAGGCGTTCATGGCCGTCCTCGAAGTGAGTAAGGAGGGCTCATGA
- a CDS encoding Do family serine endopeptidase: MRKIRASREWKSMVNRLALALSAALLAAQATTVLAAPGAVFGDRTFIEAVKRIRPSVVHIRVTLRQSSSKGLMDIFDRGKSPSFDFGSPSASAQTSVGAGVIISKDGYILTNQHIVKNAEEIRVKLHSGEEFTAKLNGVDKKTDLALLKIPAKAKLTPAKLGNSDAVEVGEWVLAVGSPFGLSHSASVGIISAKGRDLRQGPYDSYIQTDAAINPGNSGGPLANSRGEVIGINTIIYTRGLASKNQGVGFAVPINQAKPVIDDLRHKGYPIRGRLGISINAVPSKMGKKLGLARLEGARLATVIRGGPADKAGLERGDVVIEFDGKRVITWQTLPRVVARARPGAEAEVKFYRGEALQSVRVRIGSRSERPEKTRAQISNILGLEIKEITPRLASRFALKLESGLIVVAVKSRGPAERGGIRAGDEVVEINHTTVKTVSEFRKILRSLEGEDSALLLLRRRGSNLYAAIRFR; the protein is encoded by the coding sequence ATGAGAAAAATCAGGGCCTCACGCGAATGGAAATCCATGGTTAATCGTTTGGCGCTAGCCCTATCCGCCGCCCTCCTCGCTGCACAGGCCACTACCGTCCTCGCCGCGCCTGGCGCAGTATTTGGGGACAGAACGTTCATTGAGGCCGTAAAGCGCATTCGCCCGTCGGTCGTCCACATTAGGGTGACCCTCCGCCAGTCCTCATCCAAAGGGCTGATGGATATTTTCGACCGCGGAAAATCGCCGTCTTTCGATTTCGGCTCCCCCTCTGCCAGCGCGCAAACAAGCGTCGGGGCCGGCGTAATTATATCCAAGGACGGCTACATCCTCACGAATCAGCATATTGTTAAAAATGCTGAAGAAATTCGCGTCAAGCTTCACAGCGGCGAGGAGTTTACTGCCAAGCTCAATGGCGTGGACAAGAAAACCGATCTCGCCCTTCTCAAGATACCGGCAAAAGCAAAACTCACCCCCGCCAAACTCGGCAACTCGGACGCTGTCGAGGTTGGCGAATGGGTATTGGCCGTAGGCAGCCCCTTTGGCCTTTCGCACTCTGCCTCGGTCGGCATTATCAGCGCCAAGGGCCGCGATCTTCGCCAGGGCCCCTATGACAGCTACATTCAAACCGACGCCGCGATTAACCCGGGCAATTCGGGTGGCCCACTGGCCAACAGCCGAGGCGAGGTGATCGGCATCAACACAATAATTTACACGCGCGGCCTTGCAAGCAAAAATCAAGGTGTGGGCTTCGCCGTTCCCATCAATCAGGCCAAGCCCGTGATTGATGACTTGCGCCACAAGGGCTACCCGATACGCGGAAGGCTCGGCATTTCGATCAATGCGGTGCCCTCGAAGATGGGCAAAAAGCTTGGCCTTGCAAGACTTGAGGGGGCCAGACTCGCCACAGTCATCCGGGGCGGCCCGGCCGACAAGGCGGGCCTTGAGCGCGGGGACGTCGTCATCGAATTCGACGGCAAGCGGGTCATCACCTGGCAGACCCTTCCCCGCGTCGTGGCGCGAGCGCGGCCCGGGGCCGAGGCAGAAGTGAAATTCTACCGAGGCGAGGCACTCCAATCCGTACGCGTTCGAATCGGCAGCCGCTCGGAGCGCCCCGAGAAAACGCGCGCACAGATCAGCAATATTCTGGGCCTCGAAATCAAAGAAATCACCCCACGCCTCGCCAGCCGGTTCGCCCTCAAGTTGGAAAGCGGTCTGATCGTCGTGGCCGTGAAATCCAGAGGACCAGCAGAGCGCGGCGGCATCCGTGCGGGCGATGAGGTCGTTGAAATTAATCACACCACCGTTAAAACGGTTTCTGAATTCAGAAAAATCTTGCGCAGCCTTGAGGGAGAAGATTCGGCGCTTTTACTCCTCCGCCGCCGAGGTTCTAATCTTTACGCCGCCATCAGGTTCCGCTAA
- a CDS encoding PDZ domain-containing protein — translation MKIAFQTSHKKPWRLGVAVLLLAAFIPASALAAPSLARRDRKGRRTPVVVAFQRAAPAVVNISTLQVRRRSNPFSQMQNPLADQFFRNFFQGGIRRRREQSLGSGVIIRADGYILTNEHVISQATQIRVQLAGDKIYSARTIGSDPVNDLAIIKIEADAPLPHLPMGNSEDLMIGESVIAIGNPFGLQHTVTTGVVSALGRSLLEGGKAQGRNPSDFIQTDASINPGNSGGPLLNIFGELIGINTAIFSKAQGIGFAIPINRARRIVNDLIHFGKVRKAWVGIVLQNLTPRLATRLGYKSGSGTVAAQVLGKSPAARAGIQRGDILVEFGGKRIASREDYLNELAGYTVDSNVGVRIWRKGKILKKKVRLSSIPIALADAIAQNWLGIRAASIDERSIRHYNLRTRKGVVVTSVVNGGASDSIGIRTGDVIRQVNGREINNVETFREMVVRAREFPRVQLIVQRKNEGYNVTIEP, via the coding sequence ATGAAAATCGCCTTCCAAACATCTCACAAAAAACCCTGGCGCCTTGGCGTGGCGGTTTTGCTCCTTGCCGCTTTCATCCCCGCCTCCGCGCTGGCGGCACCCTCGCTCGCCCGGCGCGACAGAAAAGGGCGCCGCACCCCCGTCGTCGTCGCTTTCCAGCGCGCCGCCCCTGCCGTCGTCAACATCTCGACCCTTCAGGTGCGCCGCCGGTCAAATCCATTTTCCCAGATGCAAAACCCGTTGGCGGACCAGTTCTTCCGAAATTTTTTCCAGGGCGGCATCCGGCGCAGACGCGAGCAGAGCCTGGGCTCGGGCGTTATCATCCGGGCCGACGGCTATATCCTCACCAATGAGCATGTTATCTCTCAGGCAACCCAAATCAGGGTGCAGCTCGCGGGCGACAAGATTTACTCGGCACGCACCATCGGCTCGGACCCAGTCAATGATCTGGCCATCATCAAAATCGAGGCCGACGCGCCCCTGCCCCACCTACCAATGGGCAATTCCGAGGATTTAATGATTGGCGAGTCGGTTATCGCCATCGGCAATCCCTTCGGGCTCCAACATACCGTTACAACCGGAGTGGTGAGTGCCCTGGGCCGCTCGCTCCTCGAAGGGGGAAAGGCCCAGGGGCGCAATCCTTCTGACTTCATCCAGACCGACGCCTCGATCAATCCTGGCAACTCGGGGGGCCCGCTGCTCAACATTTTCGGCGAGCTAATCGGCATCAACACCGCGATTTTCTCAAAAGCCCAGGGCATAGGCTTTGCCATTCCGATCAACCGCGCCCGCCGAATCGTGAACGACCTGATTCATTTCGGAAAAGTCAGAAAAGCATGGGTGGGTATCGTGCTCCAAAACCTCACCCCCCGCCTCGCAACCCGGCTCGGCTATAAATCCGGCAGCGGCACCGTCGCCGCCCAGGTGCTCGGCAAGAGTCCAGCGGCCAGGGCCGGTATTCAACGGGGCGACATCCTGGTTGAATTTGGCGGCAAGCGAATCGCCTCACGCGAGGACTACCTCAACGAGCTTGCCGGCTATACGGTTGATTCCAACGTAGGGGTTCGCATCTGGCGGAAAGGAAAAATCCTCAAGAAAAAAGTTCGCCTCTCCTCGATTCCCATTGCGCTGGCAGACGCCATTGCCCAGAACTGGCTCGGCATCCGCGCTGCCTCGATTGACGAGAGAAGCATTCGCCACTACAACCTGCGCACCCGCAAAGGAGTCGTAGTCACTTCCGTGGTGAACGGCGGGGCATCCGATTCAATAGGCATTCGAACAGGCGATGTCATTCGTCAGGTGAACGGACGGGAAATAAACAATGTCGAAACTTTCAGGGAAATGGTGGTGCGCGCAAGAGAGTTTCCGCGCGTTCAACTTATCGTCCAGCGAAAAAACGAGGGCTACAACGTCACGATAGAACCCTGA
- a CDS encoding deoxyguanosinetriphosphate triphosphohydrolase, whose protein sequence is MDAIRSDLENRELALLAPYAAHSAASLGRAHPEPEHSLRPAFQRDRDRIIHTTAFRRLEYKTQVFVNHEGDHYRTRLTHTIEVGQIARSIARALSLNEELAEAVALAHDLGHPPFGHAGEKVLDDLMVDSGGFEHNLQALRIVEVMERRYPGFPGLNLTWETREGIIKHMPAYTGPMPEGLSNEIALSLEAQAVDVADEIAYNNHDLDDAMRSELFSEEDAMEASLWAEHYEAARSAYPTAEADAIRHETIRRIVNAQVNDLIESARERIKALSLRDLADVRLRGHGVASFSEEMSRRNLELKAFLMRRMYRNERVVHLGEEARRTITALFEAYIENPDLLPEHVARREKIDGRPRMVCDYISGMTDRFIVEQRDRLIAG, encoded by the coding sequence ATGGATGCCATAAGAAGCGATTTGGAGAATAGAGAGCTCGCGCTTCTTGCCCCCTATGCGGCCCACAGCGCCGCCTCGCTGGGCCGCGCACACCCCGAACCTGAGCACTCGCTTCGCCCCGCCTTCCAGCGCGACCGCGATCGAATCATCCACACCACCGCCTTTCGGCGCCTGGAATACAAGACACAAGTTTTCGTCAACCACGAGGGCGATCACTACCGCACCCGCCTGACGCACACCATAGAGGTTGGCCAAATTGCGCGCTCGATAGCCCGGGCCCTTTCTCTCAACGAGGAGCTGGCCGAGGCCGTTGCGTTGGCGCACGATCTGGGACACCCGCCGTTTGGCCACGCCGGAGAAAAAGTTCTCGACGATCTCATGGTGGACAGTGGCGGCTTCGAGCATAACCTGCAGGCGCTACGCATCGTCGAGGTTATGGAGAGGCGCTACCCCGGTTTTCCGGGGCTCAACCTTACCTGGGAGACGCGCGAGGGAATCATCAAGCACATGCCGGCCTACACCGGGCCGATGCCCGAGGGGTTGAGCAACGAGATTGCACTCAGCCTTGAGGCCCAGGCTGTCGATGTGGCCGACGAGATCGCCTACAACAATCACGATCTCGATGATGCGATGCGCTCGGAGCTTTTTAGCGAGGAGGATGCAATGGAAGCCTCGCTATGGGCCGAGCACTACGAGGCGGCACGCTCTGCGTATCCCACTGCCGAGGCGGACGCCATACGCCATGAGACCATACGCCGAATCGTCAACGCTCAGGTGAATGATTTGATCGAGTCCGCCAGGGAGCGCATCAAGGCGCTGAGTCTTCGAGATCTTGCCGATGTGCGCTTGCGGGGACACGGCGTGGCGTCCTTTAGCGAGGAGATGTCGAGGCGAAATCTTGAGCTTAAGGCTTTTTTGATGCGCCGCATGTATCGCAACGAGCGTGTCGTGCATCTTGGAGAGGAGGCGCGCAGAACGATCACCGCCCTGTTCGAGGCCTATATCGAAAACCCCGACCTCCTGCCAGAGCACGTTGCGCGCCGAGAGAAAATAGACGGGCGCCCCCGCATGGTGTGCGATTACATTTCAGGGATGACGGATCGTTTCATCGTCGAGCAGCGCGATCGGCTCATTGCGGGGTAG
- a CDS encoding DNA-3-methyladenine glycosylase 2 family protein has protein sequence MGVLKAIIKPEGGFLFHESLIRYQHSDEELVNRYDGEVFRRVIETGGAEGKVGGGLALIEAREVGEGGEVEMTLCTLGRITKKTATAGEAALRHLFALDLDLEPFYAMARRDSVLAPIVNEFRGLRPVRYLTLLEGLVTAITTQQVNLTFGGRTRARMVKRWGEKLTLGGKVHYAFPHPERLARARLATLRGMQFSGRKAEYVICVAQAAAEGGLEGDDYRSLPLEEAVERLTRLRGVGRWTAEQALYRSLGRIEALAAGDLGVQKVVARYCFDLERVDETRAREATKHWAPWGALASAYLFAAWRAGIPSGAKGR, from the coding sequence GTGGGAGTCCTCAAAGCCATCATCAAGCCCGAGGGCGGGTTTCTCTTTCACGAAAGCCTCATCCGCTACCAACACTCCGATGAGGAGTTGGTGAATCGCTATGACGGCGAGGTCTTTCGCCGGGTTATTGAAACAGGTGGTGCGGAAGGTAAAGTCGGTGGGGGTCTTGCGCTTATCGAGGCAAGGGAGGTGGGCGAGGGCGGCGAAGTCGAGATGACGCTTTGCACGCTTGGTAGGATTACAAAGAAAACGGCGACGGCAGGCGAGGCAGCGCTGCGCCACCTGTTTGCCCTTGATCTGGATCTTGAGCCCTTCTATGCCATGGCTCGCCGGGATAGTGTGCTTGCCCCTATTGTCAACGAGTTTCGGGGGCTGCGGCCGGTTCGCTATCTGACACTTCTCGAGGGCCTCGTCACCGCGATTACGACTCAGCAGGTGAATCTCACCTTCGGCGGGCGCACCCGGGCGCGGATGGTGAAGCGCTGGGGCGAGAAACTCACTCTGGGCGGTAAGGTGCACTATGCATTCCCGCATCCCGAGCGGCTGGCCCGGGCGCGACTCGCGACCCTCAGAGGGATGCAGTTCTCGGGTCGAAAGGCCGAGTACGTTATTTGCGTGGCGCAGGCAGCGGCGGAGGGAGGCCTTGAGGGTGATGATTACAGATCGTTGCCGCTTGAGGAGGCCGTTGAGCGGCTCACGCGGCTTCGCGGGGTGGGTCGCTGGACCGCAGAGCAGGCGCTCTACCGCTCGCTTGGGCGCATCGAGGCGCTTGCGGCGGGCGATCTGGGAGTTCAAAAAGTGGTGGCGCGCTACTGCTTTGATCTTGAGCGTGTGGACGAAACACGGGCCAGGGAGGCCACGAAACACTGGGCGCCCTGGGGGGCGCTGGCGAGTGCCTACTTGTTTGCCGCCTGGCGGGCGGGTATACCTTCGGGGGCTAAGGGGCGCTAG
- a CDS encoding ABC transporter permease, translating to MIGRDNLPSQRALRVWLRHLIQYRSFFLAEWAGNFGEHVLYLLAFGYGLGRLVPSISGVSYAQFIGPGLVVSIAMWTSTFESTYGAYNRMRIQKTYEAMMSSPLSLGDIVLGDLLWCGTRAIIGATLMMIVLGLFGLIGSPWALAVPPVIFIVGLMFGSLGLITAGLAPSFSFFSFHFSLIVMPMFFFAETFFPLKGLPVWMRTFSQMLPLTHAVKIVRGLIIFGEVESFVWHSFVLVACTLVFMMLALISVSRRMVD from the coding sequence ATGATTGGCCGCGACAATCTTCCTAGCCAAAGGGCGCTCAGGGTTTGGCTGCGCCATCTGATCCAGTACCGCTCGTTTTTTTTGGCCGAGTGGGCGGGAAACTTTGGCGAACATGTGCTTTATCTTCTTGCCTTTGGTTACGGGCTCGGGCGGCTTGTGCCCTCCATAAGCGGGGTGAGCTATGCCCAGTTCATCGGCCCCGGCCTCGTCGTCTCGATTGCGATGTGGACCTCGACGTTTGAGTCGACCTATGGGGCTTATAATCGTATGCGCATCCAAAAAACCTATGAAGCGATGATGTCGTCCCCGCTCTCGCTGGGCGATATCGTCCTGGGGGATCTGCTCTGGTGCGGGACGCGTGCGATCATCGGCGCAACGCTAATGATGATTGTGCTCGGCCTATTCGGGCTCATCGGCTCGCCTTGGGCGCTGGCGGTGCCGCCCGTTATTTTCATCGTAGGGCTTATGTTCGGCTCGCTGGGTCTCATCACGGCGGGCCTGGCGCCGAGTTTTTCGTTTTTTAGTTTCCATTTCTCGCTCATCGTCATGCCGATGTTCTTTTTCGCCGAAACTTTTTTCCCGCTCAAAGGCTTGCCCGTTTGGATGCGCACCTTCTCTCAGATGCTTCCCCTTACCCACGCCGTCAAGATCGTGCGTGGGCTGATCATCTTTGGCGAGGTGGAATCATTCGTCTGGCATTCTTTCGTCCTGGTCGCATGCACGCTGGTTTTCATGATGCTCGCCTTGATTTCGGTAAGCCGCCGGATGGTGGACTGA
- a CDS encoding ATP-binding cassette domain-containing protein, which translates to MAELDIDARGLSKSFGDLKAVDGITLEISRGECYGLLGPNGAGKTTAIRMIHGATRRGGGELRVLGFDGTFESRRAREGMGIVSQEDTLDSELTVYDNMWVFANYFGIPRRRSRERIEELLDFVQLREKWGEQIKTLSGGMKRRLLIARALIHRPRLLILDEPTTGLDPQARHLVWQRLRELKSGGLTILLTTHYMEEAAQLCDRIGVMDQGHILVEGSPAALVNERVGEEVIELRGAGRERAVKALGEMSLDIESAGDTHYVYCRDGAEAARRLLAAGEEDFLRRPASLEDLFLRLTGRDLHE; encoded by the coding sequence TTGGCCGAACTAGACATCGACGCGCGCGGCCTTTCAAAATCATTTGGCGACCTCAAGGCCGTTGACGGCATCACTCTTGAAATCAGCCGGGGGGAGTGCTACGGACTGCTGGGTCCGAATGGCGCGGGCAAAACGACGGCTATCCGCATGATTCACGGCGCCACCCGTCGTGGAGGAGGCGAGCTTCGCGTCCTCGGGTTCGACGGCACCTTTGAGAGCCGCCGGGCGCGTGAGGGGATGGGGATCGTCTCCCAGGAAGACACCCTCGACAGCGAACTCACCGTCTACGACAACATGTGGGTATTCGCCAATTATTTCGGCATCCCGCGCCGTCGCTCCCGGGAGCGAATCGAGGAGCTTCTAGACTTCGTTCAGCTCAGAGAAAAATGGGGCGAGCAGATCAAAACCCTCTCTGGCGGGATGAAGCGCCGGCTGCTCATAGCGCGCGCGCTCATCCACCGGCCCCGGCTTCTCATTCTCGATGAGCCCACGACGGGCCTTGATCCCCAGGCGCGGCATCTCGTCTGGCAGCGCCTCCGCGAGTTGAAGAGCGGGGGGCTGACGATTCTCCTCACCACCCACTACATGGAAGAGGCGGCGCAGCTCTGCGACCGCATCGGGGTCATGGACCAGGGGCATATTCTTGTCGAGGGCTCGCCTGCGGCGCTGGTGAATGAGCGGGTGGGAGAGGAGGTCATTGAACTCAGGGGCGCTGGGCGCGAGCGGGCGGTGAAAGCTCTGGGCGAGATGAGCCTTGATATCGAGAGCGCCGGGGATACTCATTATGTTTATTGCCGGGACGGGGCCGAGGCTGCGCGGCGTCTGCTTGCGGCAGGCGAGGAGGATTTTTTGAGGCGACCGGCCTCGCTTGAGGATCTTTTCCTCCGCCTGACGGGGAGGGACCTGCACGAATGA
- a CDS encoding glutamate dehydrogenase has product MPAGAEEHVSIGQTAQTQFNTAAEAMNLDDEVRTLLSTPFREIQVEVPIRKDDGTLSVYTGYRVQFNGARGPFKGGLRYATDVDTDEVRGLAALMTWKTALVDIPFGGGKGGINVDVKDLNVYELERLTRKFISRISRILGPYRDIPAPDMYTSAQTMGWIFDEISSRQGYSPACVTGKPIALGGSQGREAATGRGVVMVFEEIAKLEGWVPADMTAAVQGFGNVGTFAARFLGELDVRVQAISDITGAYFNEKGLDIKAALAHRSEVGSLDGFPGGEKISNDELLTLDVDMLVPAAMGGVINRDNSDQIKARIVLEAANAPCTSIGQIHLEEKGVYIIPDILANAGGVTVSYFEWVQNIQQFKWDEDHVNRELGKIMAASTRAVHASAKQRNVSLRTAAFIIAIERVAEAESLRGV; this is encoded by the coding sequence ATGCCGGCGGGAGCAGAAGAACACGTCAGTATCGGTCAAACAGCTCAGACGCAATTCAACACAGCCGCCGAGGCGATGAACCTCGACGATGAGGTTCGCACCCTTCTTTCTACGCCATTTCGCGAAATTCAGGTCGAAGTACCCATAAGAAAAGACGACGGCACTCTTAGTGTCTATACCGGCTACCGCGTTCAGTTCAACGGCGCACGAGGGCCCTTCAAAGGAGGGCTCCGCTACGCGACCGATGTGGACACGGATGAAGTGCGTGGCCTTGCCGCCCTGATGACCTGGAAAACGGCCCTTGTGGATATCCCCTTTGGAGGCGGAAAGGGCGGCATCAACGTCGATGTTAAGGACCTTAATGTTTATGAGCTTGAGCGTCTTACCCGAAAATTCATATCCCGGATAAGTCGCATCCTCGGACCCTACCGCGACATACCGGCCCCCGATATGTACACGAGTGCACAGACCATGGGCTGGATCTTCGATGAGATCAGCAGCAGGCAAGGCTATAGCCCTGCCTGCGTGACAGGAAAGCCCATCGCGCTGGGCGGCTCCCAGGGCAGAGAGGCGGCCACTGGCCGAGGCGTCGTCATGGTGTTCGAGGAGATAGCGAAACTTGAGGGTTGGGTGCCTGCCGATATGACAGCTGCCGTCCAGGGGTTTGGCAACGTTGGCACCTTTGCGGCAAGGTTTTTGGGTGAGCTCGATGTCCGGGTCCAGGCCATCTCGGATATCACTGGCGCCTACTTCAATGAAAAGGGCCTCGATATCAAGGCCGCGCTCGCCCACAGGTCAGAGGTCGGCTCTCTTGATGGGTTTCCTGGCGGAGAGAAAATTTCGAACGACGAGCTTTTGACCCTCGATGTGGATATGCTCGTGCCGGCGGCGATGGGTGGTGTCATCAACCGGGACAATTCCGATCAGATTAAAGCGCGCATCGTCCTTGAGGCGGCCAACGCGCCTTGCACCTCGATAGGGCAGATTCATCTTGAGGAAAAGGGTGTGTACATTATCCCCGACATTTTGGCGAACGCGGGCGGTGTAACGGTTTCCTACTTTGAGTGGGTGCAAAACATTCAACAATTCAAATGGGACGAGGATCATGTAAACCGCGAGCTCGGAAAAATCATGGCGGCCTCGACCCGAGCTGTGCATGCCTCGGCCAAACAAAGAAATGTTTCACTTCGCACTGCTGCATTCATTATCGCAATTGAGCGCGTGGCTGAGGCCGAAAGTCTTCGAGGCGTTTAG
- a CDS encoding zinc ribbon domain-containing protein → MPMYEFICAECESEFEKIVASVDAVSSVDCPKCDSGKVHKKLSLFGVGANKGAYNPSSSYTSGFAGGGGCCGGMCSGH, encoded by the coding sequence ATGCCTATGTATGAATTCATTTGCGCCGAATGTGAATCCGAGTTTGAAAAGATCGTGGCCTCGGTGGATGCCGTATCATCCGTCGATTGCCCCAAGTGTGATTCGGGGAAAGTTCACAAGAAACTCTCGCTCTTTGGTGTGGGCGCAAACAAGGGGGCCTACAACCCCAGCTCGTCCTACACTAGCGGATTTGCTGGCGGCGGGGGATGTTGTGGCGGTATGTGCTCGGGCCATTAG
- the fsa gene encoding fructose-6-phosphate aldolase, producing the protein MKIFADSANLEDLEEVASFGVVDGVTTNPSLIAKEGADIHTRIRQICEIIDGPVSAEVIATAWEPMVEEGRELAAIHENVVVKVPIGPEGLRAVKKLSEESIRTNVTLIFSPTQAILAAKAGASFVSPFVGRLDDLAQPGMEMVRDIVQVFHNYDFATQVLVASVRHPIHFLEACKMGADVATIPPQLIPQLLKHPLTDIGLEKFMADWHKASQQA; encoded by the coding sequence ATGAAGATTTTTGCCGATAGCGCTAATCTTGAGGATTTGGAAGAGGTGGCCTCTTTCGGGGTTGTCGATGGGGTGACGACGAACCCCTCGCTCATTGCGAAAGAGGGGGCCGACATTCACACCCGGATTCGCCAGATATGTGAAATCATTGACGGGCCCGTGAGCGCCGAGGTCATTGCTACGGCCTGGGAGCCCATGGTTGAGGAAGGGCGCGAGCTTGCCGCGATACATGAGAACGTTGTGGTCAAGGTTCCCATCGGCCCCGAGGGCCTACGCGCCGTCAAAAAGCTCAGCGAGGAGAGTATTCGCACGAACGTTACGCTGATCTTCAGCCCAACCCAGGCGATTCTTGCCGCCAAGGCGGGGGCCTCGTTCGTTAGTCCCTTCGTGGGGCGGCTCGACGATCTTGCCCAGCCGGGAATGGAGATGGTCCGCGACATTGTTCAGGTTTTTCACAACTACGATTTTGCCACCCAGGTGCTCGTGGCGAGCGTTCGTCATCCGATTCATTTTCTTGAGGCGTGCAAGATGGGCGCGGATGTCGCAACTATTCCGCCTCAGCTCATCCCCCAGCTTTTGAAGCATCCGTTGACCGACATTGGGCTGGAGAAATTTATGGCGGATTGGCACAAGGCCTCCCAGCAGGCGTAA